The Acidimicrobiales bacterium genome window below encodes:
- a CDS encoding flavin reductase family protein, translated as MPDPIEEPLSDDSAAVQIDPGVFRSVLGHFPTGVSVIASVVGEVPVGLAIGSFFSVSLDPPLVGFCADKGSSSWPGIREAGGFCVNVLHQDQEALCRQFATKGVDKFEGVGWTAASGSGSPQLSDALAWVDCRIEAVHDAGDHEICIGRVLGLDVGREGGPLVFYRGGYGRFEA; from the coding sequence ATGCCCGACCCCATCGAAGAGCCGCTCTCCGACGACTCCGCTGCCGTCCAGATCGACCCCGGGGTGTTCCGGTCCGTGCTCGGCCACTTCCCGACCGGGGTCAGCGTGATCGCCTCGGTGGTGGGCGAGGTGCCGGTGGGCCTGGCCATCGGTTCGTTCTTCTCCGTCTCGCTCGACCCTCCGCTCGTCGGCTTCTGCGCCGACAAGGGCTCCAGCAGCTGGCCGGGCATCCGCGAGGCTGGCGGCTTCTGCGTGAACGTCCTCCACCAGGACCAAGAGGCGCTCTGCCGCCAGTTCGCCACCAAGGGGGTCGACAAGTTCGAGGGGGTCGGCTGGACAGCCGCCAGCGGGAGCGGCTCGCCGCAGCTGAGCGACGCGCTGGCCTGGGTCGACTGCCGCATCGAGGCGGTCCACGACGCCGGCGACCACGAGATCTGCATCGGCCGGGTGCTGGGTCTCGACGTCGGGCGCGAGGGCGGCCCGCTCGTGTTCTACCGGGGCGGCTACGGGCGCTTCGAGGCCTGA
- a CDS encoding MBL fold metallo-hydrolase → MLDVTFYGVRGSTPCPCDGNVRYGGNTACVTVESPGQEPLVLDLGTGLRSWGLTQPTDGSFRGSALLTHIHWDHVQGLPFFAPIDRVGARLDIYGPVQEGGISLEQAFDDFMRPPYFPVQATDLRGEIVFHDLDHADIVVGDTKVKIRPVPHCGPTNGYRIERDGTSVAYISDHQSPRDGSHSVADSVLELCDGADLLIHDAQYTPEEWAERSHWGHCTVDYAVTVAREAGARRLVLFHHDPSHDDDMVDRLLEGARQRAAACGVDEVIAAYEGLTVTLGG, encoded by the coding sequence TTGCTGGACGTCACGTTCTACGGAGTACGGGGATCGACGCCTTGCCCGTGCGATGGCAACGTCCGCTACGGGGGCAACACCGCCTGCGTGACCGTGGAGTCCCCCGGCCAGGAGCCCCTGGTCCTCGACCTCGGGACCGGTCTGCGCTCGTGGGGCCTCACGCAGCCCACCGACGGTTCGTTCCGGGGCTCGGCTCTGCTCACCCACATCCACTGGGACCACGTGCAGGGCCTCCCGTTCTTCGCCCCGATCGACCGCGTGGGTGCCCGCCTCGACATCTATGGGCCCGTGCAGGAGGGGGGCATCAGCCTCGAGCAGGCCTTCGACGACTTCATGCGCCCGCCCTACTTCCCGGTGCAGGCGACCGATCTCCGGGGCGAGATCGTGTTCCACGACCTCGACCACGCCGACATCGTCGTCGGTGACACCAAGGTGAAGATCCGGCCCGTCCCGCACTGCGGGCCCACCAACGGCTACCGCATCGAGCGCGACGGCACGTCGGTCGCCTACATCAGTGACCACCAGTCGCCGCGCGACGGCAGCCACTCGGTTGCCGACAGCGTGCTCGAGCTCTGCGACGGCGCCGACCTGCTGATCCACGACGCCCAGTACACGCCTGAGGAGTGGGCCGAGCGCTCGCACTGGGGCCACTGCACGGTCGACTACGCCGTCACCGTGGCCCGTGAGGCCGGCGCCCGCCGCCTCGTGCTGTTCCACCACGATCCGAGCCACGACGACGACATGGTCGACCGGCTGCTCGAGGGCGCGCGCCAGCGAGCCGCCGCGTGCGGCGTCGACGAGGTCATCGCGGCCTACGAGGGTCTCACCGTGACCCTCGGCGGATGA
- a CDS encoding PilT/PilU family type 4a pilus ATPase, whose protein sequence is MAHEYLDGLLAALAKAEGSDLHVKVGSPPRIRVHGTLSRIEGEESVQPAVTAAMAQAIMRPDVFERFDRSADVDFAYSVPGIGRFRANAFRQRGSVALIFRMVQSSTASFADLGLPDVIGRLALEHRGLVLVTGPTGSGKTTTLAAMIDHINNNRECHVMTIEDPIEVLHGDKMASINQREIGVDADSFSTAMRAAMRQDPDVILVGEMRDEETVAAALSAAETGHLVLSTLHTVDAAETVNRIVDFFPPHQQHQIRMALAGTIKGTVCQRLVPTTDGEGRTPALEIMVANGRIQQCIVDPQLTGEMGEIIADGEYYGMQTFDQSLVKLIEAGKIDLRGALGAASKPHDLKVMLQQRGILGPGGRQAPAAPATV, encoded by the coding sequence ATGGCGCACGAGTACCTCGACGGGCTGTTGGCCGCCCTGGCCAAGGCCGAAGGATCCGACCTCCACGTGAAGGTGGGGTCACCTCCGCGGATCCGGGTCCACGGCACCCTGTCCCGCATCGAAGGCGAGGAGAGCGTCCAGCCGGCCGTCACCGCTGCGATGGCCCAGGCCATCATGCGCCCGGACGTCTTCGAGCGCTTCGACCGCAGCGCCGACGTCGACTTCGCCTACTCCGTGCCCGGGATCGGCCGCTTCCGTGCCAACGCCTTCCGGCAGCGGGGGTCGGTGGCCCTCATCTTCCGGATGGTCCAGTCGTCCACGGCGAGCTTCGCCGACCTCGGCCTGCCCGACGTGATCGGCCGGCTGGCCCTCGAGCACCGCGGCCTGGTGCTCGTCACCGGCCCCACCGGCTCCGGGAAGACCACCACCCTCGCCGCCATGATCGACCACATCAACAACAACCGCGAGTGCCACGTGATGACCATCGAGGATCCCATCGAGGTCCTCCACGGCGACAAGATGGCCTCGATCAACCAGCGGGAGATCGGCGTCGACGCGGACAGCTTCAGCACTGCCATGCGGGCCGCCATGCGCCAGGACCCCGACGTCATCCTCGTCGGCGAGATGCGCGACGAGGAGACCGTGGCCGCCGCGCTCTCGGCCGCCGAGACCGGCCACCTCGTCCTGTCGACCCTCCACACGGTCGATGCCGCCGAGACGGTGAACCGCATCGTCGACTTCTTCCCGCCCCACCAGCAGCACCAGATCCGCATGGCCCTGGCCGGCACCATCAAGGGCACCGTCTGCCAGCGGCTGGTCCCCACCACCGACGGTGAGGGTCGGACCCCCGCCCTCGAGATCATGGTGGCCAACGGTCGCATCCAGCAGTGCATCGTCGATCCGCAGCTCACGGGCGAGATGGGCGAGATCATCGCCGACGGCGAGTACTACGGCATGCAGACCTTCGACCAGTCGCTGGTGAAGCTCATCGAGGCTGGGAAGATCGACCTGCGTGGTGCGCTCGGCGCCGCCTCCAAGCCCCACGACCTCAAGGTCATGCTCCAGCAGCGGGGCATCCTCGGCCCCGGTGGCCGTCAGGCGCCCGCCGCGCCGGCAACGGTGTGA
- a CDS encoding alpha/beta hydrolase, which yields MELTPQRVKANGLEFTVLTAGPDDGPLAICLHGFPDAAHTWRHLAPELAAAGHRVAAPFLRGYAPTDVPADGRYQTGAVAADAIALHEALGGDADAVLIGHDWGAAAAYGAAAHAPDRWRRVVTAAVPPSGALGAGFLTYDQLKRSFYMFVFQHPLAEMIAGADDLAFIDRLWADWSPGYDATEDLELLKPSLRDPANLAAAIGYYRATLGAVEQDPALADIQAAAAAPTPQPTLYLHGADDGCVGVDLAANAADFLPAEGSRVEIVPDAGHFLHLERPAVVNRLIVDFVTGS from the coding sequence ATGGAGCTCACCCCTCAGCGCGTCAAGGCCAACGGCCTCGAGTTCACCGTCCTCACCGCCGGACCCGACGACGGACCCCTCGCCATCTGCCTGCACGGGTTCCCCGACGCCGCCCACACCTGGCGGCACCTGGCGCCCGAGCTGGCGGCCGCCGGCCACCGCGTGGCCGCCCCGTTCCTCCGTGGCTACGCCCCCACCGACGTGCCTGCCGACGGCCGCTACCAGACCGGAGCAGTGGCGGCCGACGCCATCGCCCTGCACGAAGCACTCGGCGGCGACGCCGACGCCGTGCTCATCGGCCACGACTGGGGGGCCGCAGCCGCCTACGGCGCCGCCGCACACGCCCCGGACCGCTGGCGCCGGGTGGTCACCGCCGCCGTCCCACCATCGGGGGCCCTGGGAGCGGGTTTCCTCACCTACGACCAGCTCAAGCGCTCGTTCTACATGTTCGTGTTCCAGCACCCCCTGGCCGAGATGATCGCCGGCGCCGACGACCTGGCGTTCATCGACCGGCTCTGGGCCGACTGGTCGCCCGGCTACGACGCCACCGAGGACCTCGAGCTGCTCAAGCCGTCGCTGCGGGACCCGGCCAACCTCGCCGCCGCCATCGGCTACTACCGGGCCACCCTCGGCGCCGTCGAGCAGGACCCTGCCCTGGCCGACATCCAGGCCGCGGCGGCGGCACCGACCCCCCAGCCCACCCTCTACCTGCACGGGGCCGACGACGGCTGCGTCGGGGTCGACCTGGCCGCCAACGCCGCCGACTTCCTCCCGGCCGAGGGCAGCCGGGTCGAGATCGTCCCCGACGCCGGCCACTTCCTGCACCTTGA